The genomic DNA tttttttttgacatttttcccctACTCTAACCCAACTCGGTGCTTAAGACAAAACCGCCTTCACAAGATTTCGTATATTCTAAGCTTTTTTTCATGgtcaagaaactaaaaaaaactattgtaaTAAAGAAGCGCAACGACGAcgtttaaagaagaaagtgaagagcaCGCGCGAAGAGAGGGAAACACGAGTGATGGAAGGATGATTCTTTGGCTCGTCTCTTACTCCATCGTTTCCTGTTCCCCTTTTGCTTCTCCACCTCATCATCGTCCGtcattcatctctctctctctctcgtcaaatatatatttttttaaaagaagcaacaaacaaaatacatattcaGATTACAGAACTCgttctaatctctctctctctctctctctcttttcttttcttctatgaattttatataataacgaAAGAGACAcacacataaacacaaacacTGTATTATCTTtgttgcttctttctttctttctttctttctttctttcttctctttctctctctctacagaGTAAAGTTTCTGATCGTGTCTCTTATCGTTTACCCAAAAACCCTCTTTGTTTTgatctcttcttgttttcttctgccCCTCCAAGATTTtgtttccccccccccccccaagtTTTCAGGTTTTTCTTCCATCCTCCGATTTCTATCTGTACTTGTTTTTATCAGAATTTGTagggtttctttctctcttctgtttGGAATGTTTTAATTAGGTCTTCTTATTAAGGGGTTATACTGTGTCTTCTGTAATTGCTAAGGTTTCAAAGttggggtttttattttatgtatgctataacaaaattagggttttttttttaacccgaATTGTGTGCTGAAATTGAGTTTTAACCATTTGTGCAGGTTATGGTGAAGACTGTTTCCATTTTAAAGCTTGTACCTTTAGGATAGAGATTAGGCTTGTTTGTTTCTCCAGTGGGTGTAACTGTAGAAAGGAATTGACTTTAGTTGTTAAATTGTGAGATTAGTATCATAATCTCTCTGCTCTTGTAAAGGTGGTAGGATAGGGTTTTAGTAGAAGAAAGGGttttaaaaaagattgaaacttttgtgTGATGGGTAATAAGTTGGGAAGGAAGAGGCAAGTGGTGGAAGAAAGGTATACGAAACCACAAGGTTTGTATGTTaataaagatgtcgacattaaaAAGCTCAGAAAACTGATTGTAGAATCTAAGCTTGCTCCTTGCTACCCTGGAGACGATGAGAGCTGTCATGATCTTGAAGAGTGTCCTAtttgttttctggtttgttaattttcttctcAGTCTCTGTAATTTTAATTACGTTCTCGTCAATGTACTTGTTGAGCTAACtctgctgtttttttttttttgtgtgtttctagTATTATCCTAGCCTCAATAGATCAAGATGTTGCATGAAAAGGATTTGTACAGGTGAACTGTTCATTTAAGATTTTGGGCTCTTTGTTCTACTCATGTTTCCATTTCATTTGACATTGCTATCTTGTTAATTTCGCTGCAGAGTGTTTTTTACAAATGAAGAATCCTAATTCAGCTCGGCCTACTCAGTATCCTTCATCTTAAATTCTGTGCTTTTATTACTTTACATTTGGAATAATGTTCGAGAGAGTATTTCTTGTTATTTTCATGGATCTTCTCTTTTATGTCCTCCCTTGACGTTTCTGAGGTGCCCATTTTGTAAAACACCCAATTATGCTGTCGAGTACCGTGGAGTAAAGACAAAGGAGGAAAAAGGCATTGAACAAGTTGTAAGTCAAAACTCAAATGTGTACAGTAACTCTTTTGTGTCGATAAGTTTGATGGGGATGCTGCTTTTTACATATCTGGAAACTGTATACTTTTGCAGGAAGAGCAACGGGTTATAGAAGCCAAAATAAGGATGAGGCAGAAGGAAATGCaggatgatgaagagaaaaTGCAGAAACGTCTGGAATCATGTTCCTCTAGCACAAGCGCAATGACTGGCGAGATGGAATATGGTTCAGCTTCAGGTCGGTTTATTTTGTCCTGCCACAACGTATCTGGAACAACTATGGTGTCACAAAGGCAGTTTTGACAGACTTCGTTTTTTGTCCCTTGGTTTGCAGCTGTATCTTATAATTCCCCCATGGATGATGGGGAAATCGTTCCATCGCAGAACTCATCAGTAGTTAGACAGCGTTCTCGCCCTAGGGGAAACAGGTCTGTTTTTCCACTGGCTGCTCTGTTTTATTTATTCTATGGATTAATGTAGTACTTTTAACCATGGATATCATTTATGAAAAACACTTCAGTGTTTATTAGACTTTTAGTCTTATTTTGGGGAACCAAGTGATTTGGACTGAGGAATAAAGTGAGTGCCATTATGCTTCCTCTTACAAGTAAAAGTTGCGAGTTAAAGTTTGTTATGCTTCTACTTTGtctccaacaacaacactaTAGCCTCATTTTCACAAACATCAtgttttaatgattaaattAGCTAAATGCACACTGATGAGATTTTAATCGGAGTGATTCATATTTGCCTGACTATATATGTGATTTATCGGTAAACTCTACAGGGATGACGAGGTTGACGTAGACCTTGAAGAGTTAATGGTAATGGAAGCAATATGGCTCTCCATTCAGGTATATATACAATTGTttgtgtaactttttttttttacctctgatgacaattttcaaaattctcATGGCTTTTTTAACTTATTCTATAACAGGAAACAGGGGCGCAGCAAAATTCAGCTTCAGGGGAAATGACTTCTTCTAGGCAGTATGAAACAGAAGATCATAGTTATGTTTCTTCACTACCACGAATGTCTTCAACTGTAGAACCAGCAATGACgtattcatcatcatctggtGGGCTTACTTGTGCAATCTCCGCACTTGCTGAACGCCAAATGGTTGGAGAAACCTCCAATCAtattcacaatcacaatcacaatgtCAACGTTTCTTCATACAGTATGGTTCCTGGAAATTGTGACAGTTACTATGACATAGAACAAGAGGTAGATGACATTGACAACCATCaccaccatcaacaacaacaacattaccaTAACAACACTGAGATGGGAGAAACAGGAAGCAGCAACAACTATGTAAGTTCTTACATGACGGGCGAGAGCTTCCACAACTTTCCTACTCCTCCTCTTGTCATTGTTCCAGAGAGTTTTGATGAGCAGATGATGATGGCTATGGCTGTGTCTTTAGCAGAGGTTCATGCCACGACCACAAGTGCACCAACTGAAGTTACTTGGCAATAAAATAGGGTAATAATGGAAACTTCATGGGTCTGGATCTGATGATTACCTTCATTCATATAAATGTCTTGTTCCTataggaagaaaagaaaagaaaagaaaagtaaaacagATGAGATGATTTCCAGTTTTAATAGAAAAGGTTGGGTTGTGTTCAATCCTGttctttatgttttatttcCATAATTTCTTCTCGATCAGCAtagaaaaaaagtgaaagagcacaggttttgtctttttgatgGCAAATGAATCAGAAGAGAAAGTCAAAGTTGGAGGAGGGTGTTGACCAAAATAATGTTAGTGGGGTATAGGGTTTTTTAGCTTCGcatttatatattgatttagagtaatttttttataaagtctatgGTTTCGTAAAGATATGACTAGCAAGTAGCAGCTAACTCACCAAATTTCACCATTTCATATCTTGATTCGAGCAACTTATGTTTGTGGTTTAGTGTCTTAATGGTCTTCTTTGAGAAC from Camelina sativa cultivar DH55 chromosome 7, Cs, whole genome shotgun sequence includes the following:
- the LOC104702629 gene encoding uncharacterized protein LOC104702629; its protein translation is MGNKLGRKRQVVEERYTKPQGLYVNKDVDIKKLRKLIVESKLAPCYPGDDESCHDLEECPICFLYYPSLNRSRCCMKRICTECFLQMKNPNSARPTQCPFCKTPNYAVEYRGVKTKEEKGIEQVEEQRVIEAKIRMRQKEMQDDEEKMQKRLESCSSSTSAMTGEMEYGSASAVSYNSPMDDGEIVPSQNSSVVRQRSRPRGNRDDEVDVDLEELMVMEAIWLSIQETGAQQNSASGEMTSSRQYETEDHSYVSSLPRMSSTVEPAMTYSSSSGGLTCAISALAERQMVGETSNHIHNHNHNVNVSSYSMVPGNCDSYYDIEQEVDDIDNHHHHQQQQHYHNNTEMGETGSSNNYVSSYMTGESFHNFPTPPLVIVPESFDEQMMMAMAVSLAEVHATTTSAPTEVTWQ